TTTAACAAAAGATTCCATAAATGATAATGTTCTGGGAAAAAACCGATATGACCAAAACCAGTTAACTTTGCATAGGCATGAAGATTTTTTATAGAAACTGGAAATTGTTGGGGTATTAACCTTCGATATTCCCAGTGCCCTCCACCTTCAGATGAACGAAGATATATTGCGTCAATATCTTTATTCCACAGCTCTGGAAGACTTTTGGGATAACATGCTTCTGGTGCTGGACGTATAACTTTATAAGGTCCTATCTGTTCTAACCTAACTCTATCACCAGAATCAATTAGTTGATAAGAATTATTATCATCCAGGTAATTTTCCAAAGTTTTTGAGTTCATAATACTTAAAAAAAGCAATTAAAAATTTTATATTTATTCCTGTTACTTGAAAATACTTTTGTAATATATTATACTAATATTGGAGACTGGGGTTGGGAAAACAATTTAATAAGGAGAAGAGCGTATGAAGAAGTACATTATTGGTCTTATTGTCGTTGGTGTCATTGTCGCATTAGCATTCCCTATCGTAAATCTTATTGTTGGACCACCTGTCGGAACAACAATAACAGACAAAAAAGTAGATGACCCAACGTTTGCAAAAGTATTACCTATATTAGAAAAAAAGTGTGTGAATTGCCATACAAAAGAATATAAACTTCCATTCTATGCAAACTTCCCTATTGCTAAAGGAATTATAGAAGCAGATATTAAATTGGGCTTATTCTACATGAACATGCTAAAGGAACTTTTCCCTGGAGAAAACAAACCACCTACAGAAGTAGCATTAGCAAAAATTGAACACACAACATTAATGAATGAAATGCCTCCATTACGATACATTGCTCTTCATTGGGATAGTATGCTCTCAAAAGAAGAACAAAACTTAATTTTAACCTGGGTAAAGTCTACGCGAGCCAAACACTATGCCACAGAAGGTATTCCTGAAAACTTAAAACAAGAAGTTGTCCAACCTTTACCTCAAAAGGTAGATGTAGATGAAAAGAAAGTGGCACTTGGAAATAAATTATACCATGACAAAAGATTGTCTAAAGATAACACCCTTGCCTGTGCTGGGTGCCATGATTTAGCAACAGGTGGTGTTGACCGCAAAAAGTTTTCAGAAGGTGTCGGCGGAGCCATTGGACCTATTAATGCTCCCACTGTTTATAATGCACTATTTAACTTCGTTCAATTCTGGGATGGCAGAGCAAAAGATTTACAAGAACAGGCAGATGGTCCCGTAAATAATCCAATTGAAATGGCTTCCAATTGGGAAGAGGTAACATCTAAATTAAATCAAGATGCAGAATTCACACAGGCTTTCCTTGAAGTCTATCCATCAGGATACAATAAAGACAACTTTACAAACGCCATCGCAGAATTTGAAAAGACCCTTATAACTCCCAATTCTCGATTCGACCAATTTTTATTAGGGAAAGCAGATGCCCTGAATGCTGAAGAAAAAGAAGGATATGCTCTATTTAAAAAATATAGATGTGCCACCTGTCATGTAGGCAAAGCTATGGGTGGGCAATCCTATGAAAAGATGGGCTTGAAAACAGATTATTTCAAAGATCGTGGTGGAGAAATAAAAGAAGCCGATTTGGGGAGATATAATGTAACGAAAAACGAAGAAGATAAACATAAATTTAAAGTGCCATTACTTCGCAATATTGCAGTTACACAACCATATCTTCATGATGGTTCTACCGATGACCTACAAAAAGTAGTGAATATCATGCTGAAGTATCAGGTAGGAAAACAGATACCAAAAGCAGAAGAGGAAAAAATTACAAAGTTCTTAAAGACCCTAACAGGGGAATATCAAGGAAAATTA
This portion of the Candidatus Hydrogenedens sp. genome encodes:
- a CDS encoding cytochrome c peroxidase is translated as MKKYIIGLIVVGVIVALAFPIVNLIVGPPVGTTITDKKVDDPTFAKVLPILEKKCVNCHTKEYKLPFYANFPIAKGIIEADIKLGLFYMNMLKELFPGENKPPTEVALAKIEHTTLMNEMPPLRYIALHWDSMLSKEEQNLILTWVKSTRAKHYATEGIPENLKQEVVQPLPQKVDVDEKKVALGNKLYHDKRLSKDNTLACAGCHDLATGGVDRKKFSEGVGGAIGPINAPTVYNALFNFVQFWDGRAKDLQEQADGPVNNPIEMASNWEEVTSKLNQDAEFTQAFLEVYPSGYNKDNFTNAIAEFEKTLITPNSRFDQFLLGKADALNAEEKEGYALFKKYRCATCHVGKAMGGQSYEKMGLKTDYFKDRGGEIKEADLGRYNVTKNEEDKHKFKVPLLRNIAVTQPYLHDGSTDDLQKVVNIMLKYQVGKQIPKAEEEKITKFLKTLTGEYQGKL